Proteins encoded by one window of Esox lucius isolate fEsoLuc1 chromosome 4, fEsoLuc1.pri, whole genome shotgun sequence:
- the ehd1a gene encoding EH domain-containing protein 1a isoform X3, whose product MFRSRDSKKAPEAFKDVSAGLKKLYRTKLFPLEDSYQFHDFHSPALEDADFDNKPMVLLVGQYSTGKTTFIRHLMEQDFPGMRIGPEPTTDSFIAVMHGDQEGMIPGNALVVDPKKPFRKLNAFGNAFLNRFMCAQMPNPVLESISIIDTPGILSGEKQRISRGYDFAAVLEWFAERVDRIILLFDAHKLDISDEFSEVIRALKNHEDKMRVVLNKADQINTQQLMRVYGALMWSLGKIINTPEVVRVYIGSFWAQPLLIADNRKLFEVEEQDLFQDIQGLPRNAAIRKLNDLIKRARLAKVHAYIISSLKKEMPSVFGKENKKKELIANLGEIYLKIEREHQISPGDFPKLKKMQELLAGHDFSKFPTMKPKLLEAVEDMLANDIARLMTLVRQEEAAMPSQAVHGGAFEGTMTGPFGHGYGEGAGEGIDELEWVVGRDKPSYDEIFYTLSPINGKVSGAAAKKEMVKSKLPNTVLGKIWKLADVDKDGYLDDEEFALANHLIRVKLEGHELPAKLPEHLVPPSKRHQEIDMGE is encoded by the exons ATGTTCCGCAGTAGGGACTCAAAAAAAGCTCCTGAAGCGTTCAAGGATGTTTCGGCAGGTTTAAAGAAACTCTACCGTACCAAACTCTTTCCCCTGGAAGACTCATACCAATTCCACGACTTCCACTCACCAGCGCTCGAGGATGCCGACTTCGATAACAAACCTATGGTCCTCCTGGTCGGTCAGTACTCAACGGGTAAAACCACTTTTATTCGGCACCTGATGGAGCAGGACTTCCCGGGCATGAGGATAGGGCCGGAACCGACGACAGACTCTTTCATTGCGGTGATGCACGGTGATCAGGAGGGGATGATACCTGGCAACGCATTGGTTGTCGACCCCAAAAAACCCTTCCGCAAACTCAACGCCTTTGGTAACGCGTTTCTAAACAG GTTTATGTGTGCTCAGATGCCCAACCCAGTCCTGGAGAGCATAAGCATCATCGACACCCCTGGAATCCTGTcaggggagaaacagagaatAAGCAGAG GCTATGACTTTGCGGCGGTACTAGAGTGGTTTGCGGAACGTGTGGATCGCATAATCCTCCTATTCGATGCCCACAAGCTGGACATCTCTGACGAGTTCTCCGAGGTGATCCGCGCCCTGAAGAACCACGAAGACAAGATGCGCGTGGTGCTGAACAAGGCCGACCAGATCAACACGCAGCAGCTGATGAGGGTCTACGGCGCCCTCATGTGGTCATTGGGGAAGATCATCAACACCCCTGAG GTGGTGAGGGTGTACATTGGGTCGTTCTGGGCCCAGCCGCTCCTGATCGCTGACAACAGGAAGCTGTTTgaggtggaggaacaggacCTGTTCCAGGACATTCAGGGACTTCCACGGAATGCAGCGATACGGAAACTCAATGACCTCATCAAGAGGGCACGGTTGGCGAAG GTCCATGCCTACATCATCAGCTCTCTGAAAAAGGAGATGCCCAGTGTATTTGGGAAGGAGAACAAGAAGAAGGAGCTAATTGCCAACCTGGGAGAGATCTACCTAAAAATAGAGAGAGAACATCAGATCTCCCCTGGAGACTTTCCCAAACTCAAGAAGATGCAG GAGCTTCTGGCTGGCCATGACTTTTCTAAGTTTCCTACCATGAAGCCTAAACTGCTAGAGGCTGTGGAAGACATGTTGGCCAACGACATAGCGCGCCTCATGACCCTGGTTCGTCAGGAAGAAGCTGCTATGCCCAGCCAGGCGGTCCACGGAGGTGCCTTCGAGGGCACCATGACGGGCCCCTTCGGCCATGGCTATGGCGAGGGCGCCGGGGAAGGCATCGATGAGCTGGAGTGGGTGGTGGGCCGGGATAAACCCTCGTACGACGAGATCTTCTACACCCTGTCACCGATCAACGGTAAAGTGTCCGGTGCTGCGGCCAAGAAGGAGATGGTGAAGTCCAAGCTGCCCAATACGGTACTGGGGAAGATCTGGAAGCTGGCCGACGTGGATAAGGATGGTTACCTGGACGACGAGGAGTTTGCGTTGGCCAATCACCTGATTAGGGTGAAGCTGGAGGGGCATGAACTGCCAGCGAAGCTTCCAGAACACCTGGTGCCGCCGTCTAAACGCCACCAGGAGATCGACATGGGAGAATGA
- the ehd1a gene encoding EH domain-containing protein 1a isoform X1, producing MEVRRPHRIQNDKDRKTSVFSHFSTPSFPSPNRPIELQFLRIQSDTAVSNQQQPIMFRSRDSKKAPEAFKDVSAGLKKLYRTKLFPLEDSYQFHDFHSPALEDADFDNKPMVLLVGQYSTGKTTFIRHLMEQDFPGMRIGPEPTTDSFIAVMHGDQEGMIPGNALVVDPKKPFRKLNAFGNAFLNRFMCAQMPNPVLESISIIDTPGILSGEKQRISRGYDFAAVLEWFAERVDRIILLFDAHKLDISDEFSEVIRALKNHEDKMRVVLNKADQINTQQLMRVYGALMWSLGKIINTPEVVRVYIGSFWAQPLLIADNRKLFEVEEQDLFQDIQGLPRNAAIRKLNDLIKRARLAKVHAYIISSLKKEMPSVFGKENKKKELIANLGEIYLKIEREHQISPGDFPKLKKMQELLAGHDFSKFPTMKPKLLEAVEDMLANDIARLMTLVRQEEAAMPSQAVHGGAFEGTMTGPFGHGYGEGAGEGIDELEWVVGRDKPSYDEIFYTLSPINGKVSGAAAKKEMVKSKLPNTVLGKIWKLADVDKDGYLDDEEFALANHLIRVKLEGHELPAKLPEHLVPPSKRHQEIDMGE from the exons ATCCAAAGCGACACTGCTGTGTCAAACCAACAACAGCCCATAATGTTCCGCAGTAGGGACTCAAAAAAAGCTCCTGAAGCGTTCAAGGATGTTTCGGCAGGTTTAAAGAAACTCTACCGTACCAAACTCTTTCCCCTGGAAGACTCATACCAATTCCACGACTTCCACTCACCAGCGCTCGAGGATGCCGACTTCGATAACAAACCTATGGTCCTCCTGGTCGGTCAGTACTCAACGGGTAAAACCACTTTTATTCGGCACCTGATGGAGCAGGACTTCCCGGGCATGAGGATAGGGCCGGAACCGACGACAGACTCTTTCATTGCGGTGATGCACGGTGATCAGGAGGGGATGATACCTGGCAACGCATTGGTTGTCGACCCCAAAAAACCCTTCCGCAAACTCAACGCCTTTGGTAACGCGTTTCTAAACAG GTTTATGTGTGCTCAGATGCCCAACCCAGTCCTGGAGAGCATAAGCATCATCGACACCCCTGGAATCCTGTcaggggagaaacagagaatAAGCAGAG GCTATGACTTTGCGGCGGTACTAGAGTGGTTTGCGGAACGTGTGGATCGCATAATCCTCCTATTCGATGCCCACAAGCTGGACATCTCTGACGAGTTCTCCGAGGTGATCCGCGCCCTGAAGAACCACGAAGACAAGATGCGCGTGGTGCTGAACAAGGCCGACCAGATCAACACGCAGCAGCTGATGAGGGTCTACGGCGCCCTCATGTGGTCATTGGGGAAGATCATCAACACCCCTGAG GTGGTGAGGGTGTACATTGGGTCGTTCTGGGCCCAGCCGCTCCTGATCGCTGACAACAGGAAGCTGTTTgaggtggaggaacaggacCTGTTCCAGGACATTCAGGGACTTCCACGGAATGCAGCGATACGGAAACTCAATGACCTCATCAAGAGGGCACGGTTGGCGAAG GTCCATGCCTACATCATCAGCTCTCTGAAAAAGGAGATGCCCAGTGTATTTGGGAAGGAGAACAAGAAGAAGGAGCTAATTGCCAACCTGGGAGAGATCTACCTAAAAATAGAGAGAGAACATCAGATCTCCCCTGGAGACTTTCCCAAACTCAAGAAGATGCAG GAGCTTCTGGCTGGCCATGACTTTTCTAAGTTTCCTACCATGAAGCCTAAACTGCTAGAGGCTGTGGAAGACATGTTGGCCAACGACATAGCGCGCCTCATGACCCTGGTTCGTCAGGAAGAAGCTGCTATGCCCAGCCAGGCGGTCCACGGAGGTGCCTTCGAGGGCACCATGACGGGCCCCTTCGGCCATGGCTATGGCGAGGGCGCCGGGGAAGGCATCGATGAGCTGGAGTGGGTGGTGGGCCGGGATAAACCCTCGTACGACGAGATCTTCTACACCCTGTCACCGATCAACGGTAAAGTGTCCGGTGCTGCGGCCAAGAAGGAGATGGTGAAGTCCAAGCTGCCCAATACGGTACTGGGGAAGATCTGGAAGCTGGCCGACGTGGATAAGGATGGTTACCTGGACGACGAGGAGTTTGCGTTGGCCAATCACCTGATTAGGGTGAAGCTGGAGGGGCATGAACTGCCAGCGAAGCTTCCAGAACACCTGGTGCCGCCGTCTAAACGCCACCAGGAGATCGACATGGGAGAATGA
- the ehd1a gene encoding EH domain-containing protein 1a isoform X2, whose product MGTACYIFTVFSHFSTPSFPSPNRPIELQFLRIQSDTAVSNQQQPIMFRSRDSKKAPEAFKDVSAGLKKLYRTKLFPLEDSYQFHDFHSPALEDADFDNKPMVLLVGQYSTGKTTFIRHLMEQDFPGMRIGPEPTTDSFIAVMHGDQEGMIPGNALVVDPKKPFRKLNAFGNAFLNRFMCAQMPNPVLESISIIDTPGILSGEKQRISRGYDFAAVLEWFAERVDRIILLFDAHKLDISDEFSEVIRALKNHEDKMRVVLNKADQINTQQLMRVYGALMWSLGKIINTPEVVRVYIGSFWAQPLLIADNRKLFEVEEQDLFQDIQGLPRNAAIRKLNDLIKRARLAKVHAYIISSLKKEMPSVFGKENKKKELIANLGEIYLKIEREHQISPGDFPKLKKMQELLAGHDFSKFPTMKPKLLEAVEDMLANDIARLMTLVRQEEAAMPSQAVHGGAFEGTMTGPFGHGYGEGAGEGIDELEWVVGRDKPSYDEIFYTLSPINGKVSGAAAKKEMVKSKLPNTVLGKIWKLADVDKDGYLDDEEFALANHLIRVKLEGHELPAKLPEHLVPPSKRHQEIDMGE is encoded by the exons ATCCAAAGCGACACTGCTGTGTCAAACCAACAACAGCCCATAATGTTCCGCAGTAGGGACTCAAAAAAAGCTCCTGAAGCGTTCAAGGATGTTTCGGCAGGTTTAAAGAAACTCTACCGTACCAAACTCTTTCCCCTGGAAGACTCATACCAATTCCACGACTTCCACTCACCAGCGCTCGAGGATGCCGACTTCGATAACAAACCTATGGTCCTCCTGGTCGGTCAGTACTCAACGGGTAAAACCACTTTTATTCGGCACCTGATGGAGCAGGACTTCCCGGGCATGAGGATAGGGCCGGAACCGACGACAGACTCTTTCATTGCGGTGATGCACGGTGATCAGGAGGGGATGATACCTGGCAACGCATTGGTTGTCGACCCCAAAAAACCCTTCCGCAAACTCAACGCCTTTGGTAACGCGTTTCTAAACAG GTTTATGTGTGCTCAGATGCCCAACCCAGTCCTGGAGAGCATAAGCATCATCGACACCCCTGGAATCCTGTcaggggagaaacagagaatAAGCAGAG GCTATGACTTTGCGGCGGTACTAGAGTGGTTTGCGGAACGTGTGGATCGCATAATCCTCCTATTCGATGCCCACAAGCTGGACATCTCTGACGAGTTCTCCGAGGTGATCCGCGCCCTGAAGAACCACGAAGACAAGATGCGCGTGGTGCTGAACAAGGCCGACCAGATCAACACGCAGCAGCTGATGAGGGTCTACGGCGCCCTCATGTGGTCATTGGGGAAGATCATCAACACCCCTGAG GTGGTGAGGGTGTACATTGGGTCGTTCTGGGCCCAGCCGCTCCTGATCGCTGACAACAGGAAGCTGTTTgaggtggaggaacaggacCTGTTCCAGGACATTCAGGGACTTCCACGGAATGCAGCGATACGGAAACTCAATGACCTCATCAAGAGGGCACGGTTGGCGAAG GTCCATGCCTACATCATCAGCTCTCTGAAAAAGGAGATGCCCAGTGTATTTGGGAAGGAGAACAAGAAGAAGGAGCTAATTGCCAACCTGGGAGAGATCTACCTAAAAATAGAGAGAGAACATCAGATCTCCCCTGGAGACTTTCCCAAACTCAAGAAGATGCAG GAGCTTCTGGCTGGCCATGACTTTTCTAAGTTTCCTACCATGAAGCCTAAACTGCTAGAGGCTGTGGAAGACATGTTGGCCAACGACATAGCGCGCCTCATGACCCTGGTTCGTCAGGAAGAAGCTGCTATGCCCAGCCAGGCGGTCCACGGAGGTGCCTTCGAGGGCACCATGACGGGCCCCTTCGGCCATGGCTATGGCGAGGGCGCCGGGGAAGGCATCGATGAGCTGGAGTGGGTGGTGGGCCGGGATAAACCCTCGTACGACGAGATCTTCTACACCCTGTCACCGATCAACGGTAAAGTGTCCGGTGCTGCGGCCAAGAAGGAGATGGTGAAGTCCAAGCTGCCCAATACGGTACTGGGGAAGATCTGGAAGCTGGCCGACGTGGATAAGGATGGTTACCTGGACGACGAGGAGTTTGCGTTGGCCAATCACCTGATTAGGGTGAAGCTGGAGGGGCATGAACTGCCAGCGAAGCTTCCAGAACACCTGGTGCCGCCGTCTAAACGCCACCAGGAGATCGACATGGGAGAATGA